A region from the Linepithema humile isolate Giens D197 chromosome 1, Lhum_UNIL_v1.0, whole genome shotgun sequence genome encodes:
- the LOC137001245 gene encoding uncharacterized protein has translation MTLDTKDIDEREKIAKEIARTSESIRKKHRTLKTGRVEQKVQLEKRLKPIVEPLKRIVENIKGDDDSVDDLEIKNEPDIKRKRTSSEKKKKIKRTSLTTPIQTPLTPPIQASTPFQPQKLVFEAPTYLPTENVFETTDPSFVTSVRQTMQTSDGREALYGQMGPLGQEYIGELLSGDKKRGIDNVYGVYFNDAGTFLGDKVFDIDKDDNVIVDGVKYAGTPGLFELIFKRLPDDTLCTEDDKQKYKSILLATNAHRRGHNAHLPVLGNKGYKYKHIITPLISKKGGGVAHLDKRGVGRTLPKCNVPQTMTVTDNAVDYVHWDDPNELVDRLRLLDASRQAGNNAHDNEFLSIIEELREAGLIIN, from the coding sequence atgacgctcgacacgaaagatatcgacgaaagggagaagatcgcgaaggaaatcgctcgtacgagcgagtcgATTCGCAAGAAGCATCGGACGTTGAAGACGGGTAGAGTGGAGCAAAAGGTGCAATTGGAGAAACGGTTGAAACCGATCGTAGAGCCGTTGAAACGAATCGTCGAGAACATCAAGGGTGACGATGATTCGGTTGACGATCTCGAGATTAAAAACGAACCGGACATCAAACGAAAGCGGACAAGCTctgagaagaaaaagaaaatcaagcgtACCTCGTTGACGACACCGATACAGACCCCATTGACGCCACCGATACAAGCCTCGACTCCGTTCCAGCCGCAAAAATTGGTGTTTGAAGCGCCGACATATTTACCGACCGAAAACGTGTTCGAAACCACGGACCCGTCTTTCGTAACATCCGTGAGacagacgatgcaaacgtcCGATGGTCGGGAAGCTCTGTACGGCCAAATGGGTCCGCTGGGTCAAGAGTACATCGGGGAGCTCTTGAGTGGTGACAAGAAGAGAGGGATCGACAACGTGTACGGTGTATACTTTAACGATGCGGGAACGTTTCTCGGAGACAAGGTCTTCGACATTGATAAAGACGACAATGTGATCGTGGACGGTGTGAAATACGCTGGCACACCCGgcctgtttgaattaatattcaaaagacttcccgacgatacgctgtgtacggaggatgacaaacaaaagtacaagagcatactactcgctactaacgctcacagacgcggtcataacgcgcatttacctgttttgggaaacaaaggatacaaatacaaacatatcatcACACCTCTGATATCTAAGAAAGGTGGAGGTGTTGCACATCTCGACAAGAGAGGTGTGGGTCGCACGTTACCCAAGTGTAACGTACCACAGACCATGACTGTGACCGACAACGCGGTCGATTACGTGCACTGGGATGATCCGAACGAATTGGTGGATCGCCTTCGATTGCTGGACGCCTCCCGTCAGGCGGGAAACAACGCGCACGATAacgagtttctctcgattatcgaggaactgcgcgaagccggtctgattataaattaa
- the LOC105670171 gene encoding uncharacterized protein, translated as MCLFTIKTTTIAALVFSFLACQVLHIFGNVTVLRGSPNSLKVRSLSCITEDDGSALVWNKPNQNSERLERLPLPLLTETDINYQHINNHENINCKMIPSEKCFNLWGTKHWSFTHSSKTPMAPVFDQRWEEFEEFEEHENPSKFKYVDVGSLKTSAVALSFSARAQKDVHILLCKSKEYTKNFCYWITIGGWNNALSVIRKCPQGLNCLTNGRDTWSNISCANQLSFEHTPLSASEWRSFVITSNSATRNITVYDTDNMIMTYADKEELKKNRIIERLDYQVFIGSTDKMLFRFHHYDFLHTTTTGANLTSPILKVNGTTVCIQMFIGLCAECDAQVFLRDSTSNEVLEMVTAKGSLKPAIHGLPTWQSVIIKKNLTSTSSLVVQVIPKLSTITSNPLWAIANVRQCPPTVSWRVSSVVIKQDLVKQDNLEDFLTCQKLFYNEHTVVNAIQFAKEDVALDENCENGKLGPQCLFTCKYGMFNRIDCKENAICYKNGCTCLPGFSGSTCSNPCGPNKYGHNCKKTCGSCKKINPMSAISSVESNLCDKTTGACLKGCKVENEKLYIRPLCKTAIDASVLPVINYTSTTNIRATVPITWKDEYKKDEIKYIFYIIEKQQLNEQNCINISCYYSEWSNILPNTTYVIGNFENLKSNIEYKVRYVIRVGDLSVRSNWQEAETDCNRIDTSVALVTNYTNQTSVQVTIPMTWKDEYEEATIFYSFIIQGQFNNYYVQKSWNRIFPNTTHLIGNFADLEIGTTYLIKYGLQIEKSTVYSDWHSVETDCIPILLFDITLGETNLTINWQINENVSLRQQSCPPNWYRLEVQHNNTVVHVVNESAMHFPYEVSSLKPYTLYNVIIFRKYLKLFSQEIRTHEGVPTPVLNFRAMSQSSEQVTTINHSDNITLMWQEPSLPNGEIVRYDVTVKVKTYIGCMDMELPSPNNHIIEISTKNTTITISNFHPYAYYSVSVTAFNSHYGSTAIETIFQTNESDIPTEIFSQLILQGQILSWTIPEDCTTITGPLKAKIKIYGISDLVKNFSFTDWTKSYFYDLKHIIPQLHGAERYVAKVYVIRDWKSSENASAFQKYEFETPPAAPPQITNLDVVEIDTRHTPATIYLRWQSPLPPFNGKLDYYVIRICDMYYRTPCQNFSVQVNKSCDLWNDYICGSVKNWSTNFQIQILTYNINVTQPSVPVNVTKAMLNNTIPDTPENYTFTINNNSIVDVRWNHPWKTGSHLQNFNIWLEEISSNLTMRVFQPSVFKMQKYTVTHYMRYYNKQLYLFPSTLYHIHIQAVTVTDKVSAVNTVIVQTPTAIDFDGNVTMQEPNSTISISIPPVVNETRNSVMHILVKGCNFCEQYSEVPEILQAEINMDKNAWMQAAEGSISKFANSTFILGNKETCGRVTNCSLKSEGLYEIAIIITEENLIIKRIMFTTSIHNFSIEVPSQYHKAYVICPIITCLVLIAVTFYFYRRRKKQTAKQCTSQDGIVLSPNIRNCVSEDCVDETTSVISTSKQIRNKSEEESNTIPIEIYENTRILSANLSTASDRQPLSLE; from the exons ATGTGtttgtttacaataaaaacaacGACAATAGCCGCGTTggtgttttcttttcttgcgTGTCAGGTGCtacatatttttggaaatgtaACTGTATTACGCGGATCACCAAATTCCCTCAAAGTTAGATCCTTAAGCTGTATCACAGAAGATGATGGCAGCGCTTTAGTATGGAATAAACCAAATCAGAACTCTGAAAGACTTGAGC GATTACCTTTACCGTTATTGACAGAAACAGACATAAATTATcaacatattaataatcatGAAAACATAAACTGTAAAATGATCCCttcggaaaaatgtttcaacttATGGGGGACAAAACACTGGAGTTTTACCCATTCTTCAAAAACGCCAATGGCTCCAGTATTTGATCAACGATGGGAAG AATTTGAAGAATTTGAAGAACATGAAAATCcttctaaatttaaatatgtagatGTTGGTTCTTTAAAAACTTCCGCAGTAGCGCTTTCATTTTCAGCTCGTGCACAAAAAGATGTGCATATATTGCTTTGCAAAAGCAAAGAATATACGAAAAACTTTTGTTATTGGATTACAATAGGCGGTTGGAACAATGCATTGTCTGTCATCCGAAAATGTCCACAAGGATTGAATTGTCTGACAAATGGTCGCGATACATGGTCAAACATATCATGTGCAAATCAATTATCTTTTGAA caCACTCCATTATCTGCCAGCGAATGGCGATCATTCGTCATTACGTCAAATTCTGCGACTCGTAATATTACCGTTTATGATACGGATAATATGATTATGACATATGCGGACaaagaagaattaaaaaaaaacagaataattGAAAGATTGGATTATCAAGTATTTATTGGAAGCActgataaaatgttattcCGCTTTCATCACT ACGATTTTCTGCACACGACTACTACAGGTGCAAACTTAACGAGCCCTATCTTAAAAGTCAACGGTACAACGGTATGCATACAAATGTTTATCGGTCTCTGTGCAGAGTGCGATGCACAAGTATTCTTACGTGATTCTACAAGTAATGAAGTGTTAGAGATGGTAACAGCAAAAGGCTCATTAAAGCCCGCAATTCATGGTTTGCCTACGTGGCAATCAGTCATAATCAAGAAAAATCTTACATCGACTAGTAGCTTAGTTGTTCAAGTGATTCCTAAACTTAGCACAATCACCTCGAATCCACTGTGGGCCATAGCGAATGTTCGCCAATGTCCTCCAACTG taTCTTGGAGAGTGAGTTCTGTTGTTATTAAGCAAGATTTAGTGAAACAAGATAATTTGGAAGATTTTCTAACATGTCAGAAACTGTTTTATAATGAACATACCGTTGTGAATGCTATACAATTTGCTAAGGAAGATGTTGCATTag ATGAAAATTGTGAGAACGGAAAGCTAGGACCGCAATGCTTATTTACTTGCAAATATGGTATGTTTAATCGCATTGATTGCAAGGAAAATgcaatttgttacaaaaacgGTTGCACATGTCTTCCAGGTTTTTCAGGATCCACATGTTCTAATC CTTGTGGACCAAATAAATATGGACATAACTGCAAAAAAACGTGCGGttcatgcaaaaaaattaatcctaTGTCTGCAATTAGTTCTGTGGAATCAAATCTATGTGACAAAACAACTGGCGCATGTCTTAAAGGGTGCAAAgtagaaaacgaaaaattatacatacgcCCTTTGTGTAAAACTG CCATAGACGCTTCAGTCTTGCCTGTAATCAACTATACAAGCACTACGAATATCCGAGCCACAGTTCCTATAACATGGAAAGATGAATACAAGAaagatgaaattaaatatatcttttacattatagaaaaa caacaattaaatgaacaaaattgtataaatatttcttgttattACTCAGAATGGAGTAATATACTCCCAAATACGACGTATGTAAtaggaaattttgaaaatttaaaatctaatattgaatataaagtCCGCTACGTGATACGTGTTGGAGATTTGTCAGTAAGAAGCAATTGGCAAGAAGCTGAGACTGATTGCAATc gCATAGACACATCAGTGGCACTTGTTACTAACTATACAAACCAGACGAGTGTTCAAGTCACAATTCCTATGACATGGAAAGACGAATATGAGGaagcaacaattttttattcctttatcATTCAA ggacaatttaataattattatgttcaGAAATCCTGGAATAGAATATTTCCAAATACAACGCATTTAATAGGAAATTTTGCAGATTTAGAAATTGGTACCACTTATCTTATCAAATATGGcttacaaattgaaaaatcaacAGTATACAGCGATTGGCATAGTGTCGAGACTGATTGCATTC CGATTCTACTCTTCGATATAACGCTCGGGGAAACAAACCTAACAATTAACTGGCAAATCAACGAAAAT GTTTCCCTACGCCAGCAATCGTGTCCGCCAAACTGGTATCGTCTGGAAGTGCAACATAATAATACCGTCGTGCATGTCGTTAATGAATCAGCTATGCATTTTCCTTATGAAGTGTCATCTTTAAAACCGTACACTTTATACAACGTAATCatatttcgtaaatatttaaaactattttcccAGGAAATACGCACGCATGAGGGCG TACCAACTCCAGTGTTAAATTTTCGAGCAATGTCGCAATCCAGCGAACAAGTTACCACAATTAATCACTCTGATAATATTACTCTAATGTGGCAGGAACCAAGTCTACCAAATGGAGAAATAGTGCGATACGACGTAACTGTAAag GTTAAAACATACATCGGTTGTATGGACATGGAATTACCTTCACCAAATAATCACATTATCGAAATATCTACAAAAAACACAACTATCACTATTTCGAATTTCCATCCGTATGCGTATTACAGCGTCAGTGTTACAGCTTTCAATTCGCACTATGGCAGCACAGCAATAGAGACAATTTTCCAGACAAATGAATCCG atataccGACGGAAATCTTTAGCCAGTTGATATTACAAGGGCAGATATTATCATGGACCATACCTGAAGATTGCACAACGATTACAGGACCATTAAaggctaaaataaaaatatacggtATTAGTGAtcttgtgaaaaattttagttttacagATTGGACAAAATcctatttttatgatttaaaacaCATAATACCGCAACTTCACGGTGCTGAACGATACGTGGCAAAAGTTTACGTAATAAGAGATTGGAAGAGCTCAGAAAATGCTTCCGCTTTTCAGAAATATGAATTTGAAACTCCACCAGCag CTCCGCCTCAAATAACTAATCTGGATGTTGTGGAGATTGATACTCGCCATACACCCGCGACGATATATTTGAGATGGCAAAGCCCACTTCCACCTTTCAATGGAAAGTTGGATTATTATGTCATTCGAATATGTGACATGTATTATAGGACACCTTGCCAAAACTTTTCCGTTCAAGTAAATAAAAGCTGTGATTTGTGGAACGATTACATTTGCGGTTCTGTAAAAAACTGGtctacaaattttcaaattcaa ATTTTAACCtacaatataaatgttactcAACCCAGTGTTCCCGTTAATGTTACTAAAGCAATGTTGAATAATACAA tACCGGATACACCTGAgaattatacttttacaatCAACAACAACAGCATAGTTGATGTAAGATGGAATCATCCTTGGAAGACAGGTAgtcatttacaaaattttaacatcTGGTTAGaagaaatttcttcaaatctgaCGATGCGTGTTTTCCAACCATCGGTTTTTAAGATGCAGAAGTATACGGTGACACATTACATGCGTTATTATAACAAGCAATTATATTTGTTCCCATCAACGTTATATCACATCCACATTCAAGCTGTGACAGTTACGGATAAAGTTAGCGCAGTTAATACCGTGATAGTTCAAACACCTACCGCCATAGATTTCGATGGCAACGTCACGATGCAGGAACCTAATTCGACGATTTCAATAAGTATACCGCCGGTCGTGAATGAGACGCGCAACAGCGTGATGCATATTCTGGTGAAAGGATGTAACTTTTGCGAGCAATATTCAGAAGTGCCCGAGATACTACAAGCGGAAATAAACATGGATAAAAATGCTTGGATGCAAGCCGCTGAAGGTTCG ATCAGCAAGTTCGCTAATAGTACGTTTATTCTTGGCAACAAAGAAACTTGTGGCCGTGTTACGAATTGCTCATTAAAATCTGAAGGATTATATGAAATAGCAATTATTATAAccgaagaaaatttaattatcaaacgGATTATGTTCACAACATCGatccataatttttctatcgaAGTTCCATCACAGTATCACAAAGCGTATGTGATATGCCCCATTATAACATGTCTGGTTTTGATAGCCGtcactttctatttttatcgaag aagaaAGAAGCAGACGGCTAAACAGTGCACGTCGCAAGATGGGATAGTTTTGTCGCCGAATATCAGAAATTGCGTGAGTGAAGACTGCGTAGATGAAACGACATCCGTAATATCAACTTCGAAACAGATTCGAAATAAGAGCGAAGAAGAATCTAACACCATCCCTATTGAGATTTATGAGAATACCAGAATTCTCTCTGCTAATCTCTCGACTGCTTCTGACAGGCAGCCTTTATCTTTAGAatga
- the LOC136997205 gene encoding uncharacterized protein codes for MNDCAVVLPSEDDEWLTFRNYNQKERLPFVVYADLECTLEKKVDQDGTTYAYQHHRAYSVGFYVSCTYDNSLSSFKSYRGEDCVAWFVNELHDLARRVKAILTTVVPMADLTREESEKFRSTATCHVCEKPFTPDDTRVRDHCHLTGRYRGAAHSSCNLNYKDSHVIPVIFHNLSGYDAHFIIKDVANAFEGNVELLPLTKERYISFTKNVKDTMDQKSKLCIKLRSLTGETVSESDYAHATNVWQTFSIEDLGQYSDLYLKTDVLLLTDIFQNFRNMSIKSYGLDPAHYYTLPGYTWDAMMKYTRVKFELLTDIDIVLFVERGIRGGLSQCSNRYAAANNKYMPSYDPSEPSSYLMYYDVNNLYGWAMCQPLPYAKFRWVDDVENFNVMSVASDSATGYVLEVDLEYPVNLHDAHSDLPFCPTRDKPPGKREIKLLATLCDKQRYVIHYRNLQQCVRHGLRIAKIHRVLQFAQSPWLRGYIELNTQFRTRATNDFEKNLYKLMNNAVFGKTMENVRNHTDVRLVTQWEGRYGAEAMIAKPNFHSRSVFSENLIAVELRKLEVKFDKPIYVGMCILDISKTCLYEFHYEYMAPLYRDNCKIMYTDTDSLIYLLHCEDAYRNMCLKCALFRH; via the exons ATGAACGACTGCGCCGTCGTTCTCCCCAGCGAGGACGACGAGTGGCTGACGTTCCGGAATTACAATCAAAAGGAGCGGCTCCCGTTCGTAGTGTACGCCGATCTCGAATGTACGCTCGAGAAAAAGGTGGATCAGGACGGTACTACTTACGCCTACCAACATCACAGAGCCTATAGCGTAGGATTTTATGTAAGTTGCACGTACGATAATTCTTTATCTAGTTTTAAGTCGTATCGCGGTGAGGATTGCGTGGCGTGGTTCGTCAACGAACTTCACGATTTGGCGCGCCGTGTGAAAGCGATCCTCACCACCGTCGTCCCCATGGCGGATCTTACGCGGGAGGAATCGGAAAAATTCCGTAGCACCGCGACGTGCCACGTGTGCGAGAAACCGTTTACACCGGACGATACGCGGGTGCGCGATCATTGTCATCTCACCGGGCGTTACCGCGGTgccgcgcactcgtcgtgcaatctaaattacaaagactcccacgttatcccggtgatatttcacaatttatccggttacgacgcgcatttcattattaaagacgTTGCCAATGCCTTTGAAGGCAACGTCGAATTGTTACCGCTGACGAAAGAgcgatacatttcttttacaaaaaatgttaaagatactatggatcaaaaatcaaaattgtgtataaaattacg ctcgctcaccggagaaacggtatccgagagcgattacgcgcacgcgacaaacgTCTGGCAAACATTTTCAATCGAAGATCTAGGCCAATACAgcgatttgtatttgaaaacagacgttcttttgttgacggatatttttcaaaattttcgaaacatgTCTATAAAGAGTTACGGTTTAGATCCCGCTCATTACTACACTCTACCGGGATACACGTGGGACGCTATGATGAAGTACACGCGCGTAAAATTCGAGTTGCTCACGGACATCGATATAGTGCTGTTTGTCGAGCGCGGTATACGCGGCGGTCTCAGCCAATGCTCCAACCGATACGCCGCCGCCAACAACAAATACATGCCATCCTACGACCCATCGGAACCGTCGTCGTACCTAATGTACTATGATGTAAACAACTTGTACGGCTGGGCGATGTGTCAACCGTTGCCCTACGCCAAATTTCGATGGGTCGATGATGTCGAAAACTTTAACGTAATGTCCGTTGCATCCGATTCGGCTACCGGTTATGTGCTGGAAGTCGATCTCGAGTACCCGGTGAATCTTCACGACGCGCACTCCGATCTGCCGTTCTGCCCGACGCGCGATaagccgcccggcaagcgggagATCAAATTACTCGCCACGCTGTGCGATAAGCAGCGTTATGTCATCCACTACCGTAATCTGCAGCAATGCGTGCGACACGGTCTgcgaattgcaaagattcaccgcgtactgcaattcgcgcaatctccaTGGCTTCGCGGATACATAGAACTAAATACACAGTTTCGGACACGGGCGACAAAcgatttcgagaaaaatttatacaaattgatgaacaacgcGGTTTTCGGCAAAACTATGgagaatgtgcgaaatcaCACGGATGTACGACTCGTTACACAGTGGGAGGGACGGTACGGAGCGGAGGCTATGATCGCGAAACCGAATTTCCACAGCCGAAGCGTGTTCTCGGAGAATCTGATTGCCGTAGAGTTGCGAaaactcgaagtgaaattcgacaagccgatctacgtgggtatgtgcatcctcgacatatccaagacctgcttgtacgagttccactacgagtacatggcgcctctctaccgcgacaattgcaaaattatgtataccgaTACCGACAGTCTGATATACCTTCTGCACTGCGAGGACGCGTATCGGAATATGTGTTTAAAATGCGCGCTTTTTCGCCACTAA
- the LOC136997200 gene encoding uncharacterized protein has translation MYTDTDSLIYLLHCEDAYRDMKRDISKFDTSDYSEDNVYGMPRANKKVPGLMKDENNGAIMTEFVGLRAKMYALRVTGQKDTKKVKGVKKSVVARTITFDDYIRCLNAEIELTRRQSCIRSKLHEVYTVSESKLALSPYDDKRHVVSGSTDTLPWGHREIHL, from the coding sequence atgtataccgaTACCGACAGTCTGATATACCTTCTGCACTGCGAGGACGCGTATCGGGATATGAAACGCGATATTTCCAAATTCGACACGAGCGACTACTCCGAGGACAACGTTTACGGTATGCCGCGCGCCAACAAGAAAGTACCCGGTCTGATGAAAGACGAGAACAACGGCGCGATCATGACGGAATTTGTCGGACTGAGAGCGAAGATGTACGCGTTGAGAGTCACCGGTCAAAAAGACACCAAAAAGGTTAAAGGTGTAAAAAAGAGTGTAGTCGCTAGAACGATAACGTTCGACGATTACATTCGGTGTCTCAACGCCGAAATCGAGCTGACGCGGCGTCAATCGTGCATCCGCTCAAAGTTGCACGAGGTGTACACCGTGTCGGAGTCGAAGCTCGCGCTCAGTCCGTACGACGATAAGCGGCACGTCGTATCCGGTTCCACCGACACTCTACCATGGGGACATCGCGagatacatttgtaa
- the LOC137001246 gene encoding uncharacterized protein, whose amino-acid sequence MEKERDLTVRAANIKTTGEFLPWNYECNEYLDSLKEQCRKRQRTGVVNSLVAQIARLEGVRDALHERFVPIGAGYGGYEKKGYTWKEIETAFRNRVLTGAIINQNYIDPHEFLKNVRNTVIERIQGVMVEHNSVKINTAFNGEFVAGDKTAVKTIATKNCELFPTSDLQEWYTRHVVDTILTSLEEFQERDSGWTLSRILNLTVNVNKFNPLRAGCNIELPRKIMLKRAVVNVKSNDNACFAWAVVAALYPAEKHPERTIEYPHYSTVLNLCGIEFPMTLPQITKFEKLNAISVNVFTTEDSKIVPLRFANDKKEKHVNLLYVCKNNNAHFVYIKNLSLLVSSQLSKHANKKYICDR is encoded by the coding sequence ATGGAGAAGGAGCGCGATCTTACCGTACGAGCAGCGAATATCAAAACGACGGGAGAGTTCCTTCCATGGAACTACGAGTGCAACGAGTACCTCGATTCTCTCAAGGAACAATGTCGCAAGAGGCAACGCACCGGAGTAGTCAACTCTCTGGTGGCGCAAATTGCGCGTCTGGAGGGTGTGAGGGACGCCCTGCACGAGCGTTTCGTACCCATCGGTGCTGGATACGGTGGATACGAGAAGAAGGGCTACACGTGGAAGGAGATCGAGACGGCGTTTAGGAACCGTGTGCTGACCGGTGCGATTATCAATCAAAACTACATCGATCCtcatgaatttttgaaaaacgtgagAAATACGGTTATCGAGCGGATCCAGGGCGTCATGGTGGAACACAACAGCGTCAAGATTAACACCGCGTTCAACGGGGAATTCGTCGCGGGCGACAAGACTGCCGTGAAGACCATCGCCACGAAGAACTGCGAGCTCTTTCCAACATCTGATCTACAAGAATGGTACACGAGGCATGTGGTTGACACCATCTTGACATCCCTGGAGGAGTTTCAGGAACGCGATAGTGGATGGACGTTGTCGCGTATCCTGAATCTCACCGTCAATGTGAACAAGTTCAATCCTCTGCGCGCGGGATGCAACATCGAGTTACCGCGGAAAATTATGCTGAAAAGGGCGGTAGTCAATGTTAAATCAAACGATAATGCATGCTTTGCGTGGGCAGTCGTAGCCGCTTTATATCCAGCGGAAAAACATCCGGAAAGAACGATAGAATACCCACATTACTCGACGGTGCTCAACCTGTGCGGCATCGAGTTCCCCATGACGCTTCcgcaaataacaaaatttgagaAACTAAACGCCATCTCCGTCAACGTCTTCACCACCGAAGACTCAAAAATCGTCCCTCTGCGGTTCGCCAACGACAAAAAGGAGAAGCACGTCAACCTGCTCTACGtgtgtaaaaacaataatgcaCACTTTGTATACATCAAAAACTTGTCGCTGTTGGTGAGCTCACAACTGAGCAAGCacgcaaataaaaagtacatttgcgatcggtaa